The DNA region TAAATAAATTTAAAAACTTAGAATCACTGTTTACTCCTAATCGACCAACATACAGTTTAAACTGACGCTTTTCGGACTTGGTTAAAGATTTAACTAGTGCAAATAAATTATCTTTTTGGTCTTTAGTCATCAACTAATAATTGATTTATAGTATTGATTTTCAGTGTTTTAAATTCGGTTTTTTAATCTGAACATCGTAGCGTATCAAATAGCTATTATGCATTGGTAATACCAAAGTATAAATTAGTAATTCAAAAGAAAAATAATTCCCTCTTAAAATGTCAAAAAACTCAATACAAATATTTGATACTACGCTTAGAGATGGAGAGCAAGTACCTGGTTGCAAACTTAATACAGAGCAAAAAGTTACCATAGCAGAACAACTTGATTATCTTGGCGTAAACGTAATAGAAGCTGGTTTTCCCGTCTCGAGTCCTGGAGATTTTAAATCGGTACAAGCTATCGCAAACATAGTTAAAAATGCAACTGTTTGTGGCTTGACAAGAGCTGTAGAAAATGATATTAAAGTTGCTGCAGAAGCTTTAAAAACTGCAAAAACACCAAGAATACACACAGGAATTGGCACTTCAGATTCTCATATAAAATTCAAATTTAAATCAAACAGAAATGCTATTATCGATCGTGCTTTTGAAGCGGTTAAGTATGCAAAATCCTTTGTTGAAGATGTCGAATTTTATGCCGAAGATGCTGGTCGTACCGACAACGACTATTTAGCACGAGTTTGCGAAGCTGCTATAAAAGCTGGCGCCACAGTATTAAATATTCCAGACACAACAGGCTATTGCTTACCTAGTGAATATGGCGCAAAAATAAAATACTTAAAAGAAAATGTAAAAGGCATCGAAAATGCCATACTTTCTTGTCATTGCCATAACGATTTAGGTCTAGCTACAGCAAACTCTATAGAAGGTGTTATTAATGGTGCGCGACAAATAGAATGTACTATTAATGGTATTGGCGAACGTGCTGGTAACACTGCTTTAGAAGAAGTTGTTATGGTTTTAAAACAACATCCATATCTTAATTTAGACACTTCAATCAATACAAAACACCTTTACGGCATCAGTCAATTGGTAAGTGAAAATATGGGTATTTACACGCAACCAAATAAAGCTATAGTTGGTGCAAATGCGTTTGCACATAGCTCTGGAATACATCAAGATGGTGTAATTAAAAATCGTGAAACTTACGAAATTATTGACCCTAAAGACGTTGGCGTAACCGAAAGCGCAATTGTTTTAACTGCTCGTAGCGGAAGAGCTGCTTTAGCATACCGAGCTAAAAATGTTGGTTATGAATTAACAAAACTTCAGTTAGACGACGTGTATGCAAACTTTTTAAGTTTTGCAGACAAGAAAAAAGAAATTAACGATAATGATATACACGAGATTATTGCAACTAGCAACGTATATCAACAAATTATAAGCGCTTAATACAGCGTAAATATTAAAGATAATGACTAAAAAAACATTATTTGATAAAGTTTGGGACGCACATGTGGTAGATGCAATAGAAAATGGTCCGCAAATTTTATATATAGATAAACATTTAATACATGAAGTTACAAGTCCGCAAGCTTTTAATGAGCTAAAGGCGCGTAACATTCCTATTTTTAGACCTAATCAAATTGTTGCAACAGCAGATCACAATACACCAACTGTTGACCAACATTTACCAGTTAAAGATGATTTATCAAGAAAGCAATTAAAACAACTTTCAGAAAATTGTAAAGCTAACGATATTACACTTTACGAATTAGGTCATAAATACAATGGTATTGTTCACGTTATGGCACCAGAACTTGGTATCACCCAACCAGGAATGACCATAGTTTGTGGCGATAGTCACACTTCAACTCATGGTGCATTTGGATCTATCGCTTTTGGTATTGGTACTAGCCAAGTTGCACAAGTTTTTGCTAGTCAATGCCTATTATTAACCAAACCAAAAAGCTTAAGAATTACCGTTAACGGAACACTAAAAAAAGGTGTTTTGCCTAAAGACGTTATTTTATACATTATCGCTCAAATAGGCACTAATGCTGGAACTGGTTACTTCTGCGAATATGCTGGTGATGTATTTGAAAACATGTCTATGGAAGGCAGAATGACTGTTTGTAATATGAGTATTGAAATGGGCGCACGTGGCGGAATGATTGCTCCAGACCAAACTACTTTTGACTATGTAAAAGACAGAGAATTTGCTCCAAAAGGAAAAGATTTTGAAGACAAAGTAGCCTATTGGAAAACTTTACCTACAGACGAAGGTGCTATTTTTGATAAAGAATACACTTTTGATGCTGCTGATATTGAACCCATGATTACCTACGGTACAAATCCAGGAATGGGAATAAAAATCACCGATAACATACCACAATTAAATGATGCGTCTTTTGAAAAATCTTTAAAATACATGGATTTTAAAAAAGGTGAAAGTCTGATAGATAAAACCATTAATTACGTATTTATTGGTAGTTGCACCAACTCAAGAATTGAAGATTTTAGGATTGCTGCACAATATGTAAAAGGTAAACAAAAAGCAGATAATGTAACAGCTTGGTTAGTGCCAGGAAGCAAACAGGTAGAATCTCAAATAATTGAAGAAGGCTTAAAAAGTATTTTTGAAGATGCTGGTTTTAAGTTGCGTCAACCTGGTTGTAGTGCTTGTTTAGCAATGAATGACGATAAAATTCCGGAAGGCGAATATTGCGTGTCGACTTCAAATAGAAATTTTGAAGGTAGACAAGGTCAAGGATCTCGTACTATTTTGGCTAGTCCATTAGTTGCAGCCGCAACAGCTATTGAAGGAAAAATTATTGATGTAACTGCAACCAATTTTGTTGCTGAAGAAATTTAAGTCATGGAAAAATTTACAACATTACAATCTACAGCTATTCCATTAGCGATAGAAAATATAGATACCGATCAAATTATACCTGCGCGTTTTTTAAAAGCTACAGATCGCAACGGTTTTGGCGAAAATGCGTTTAGAGATTGGCGTTTTAATAAAGATGGATCTGTTAATACAGATTTTACGTTAAACCGAAAAGAATACAGCGGAAGTATATTGGTTGCTGGTAATAATTTTGGTTGTGGCTCTAGTAGAGAGCATGCTGCTTGGGCTTTGACAGATTACGGTTTTAAAGTTGTGGTCTCTAGTTTTTTTGCAGATATTTTTAAAGGAAACGCACTTAACAATGGGTTATTACCTGTGCAAGTTAGTGACGATTTTTTAAAAGTACTTTTAAATGAAATTAAAGAGAATCCTAAAACCGAATTAATTGTAAATCTTGAAAACCAAACGATAAGCGTTGCCAACACTTCGTTTAAAGATCATTTTGAGATTGACCCTTATAAAAAAACATGCTTAATTAATGGTTATGATGATATTGACTATTTATTAAGCAAAAAAGAATTAATCACTCAGTTTGAAAACCAACGTAGCTAGTTAGCCTGCGTTAGCGATTGCAGTGGTATCCTTTTTACGTCAGTTTGAGTGATGCGACGATAGAAGCATTGTATCGAAAACAGAGTAAAAAGATTTAACGAAAAGCGCGACCCGATAGGGAAACGCCAATAAATTAATAATAACTAATAAAGCTAATTGCTTTAAAACATATACTATGAAATTAAATATTGCAGTGTTATCTGGTGATGGTATTGGACCAGAAGTTACGCATCAAGCTATAAAAGTACTTAAAGCTATCGCACAAGAGTTTGACCATAGCTTTAGATTTAAAGAAGCGCCTGTTGGTGCTATTGCGATTGACCAAACCGGCAATCCTTTACCTGACGATACCTTAGCGCTTTGCAAGTCTAGTGATGCTATTTTGTTTGGCGCTATTGGCGATCCAAAATACGACAATGATCCTTCGGCAAAGGTTAGACCTGAGCAAGGTTTACTTAAACTACGTAAAGAACTTGGTTTATTTGCCAACATCAGACCTGTTAAGGCTTACGAGACATTATTAGGCAAATCTCCTTTAAAAAAGAGTATTATTGAAGGTACAGATATTAGTATTTATCGTGAGTTGACTGGCGGTATTTATTTTGGTGAAAAACAATTAAGTGAAGATGGAAATGTAGCTTCAGATTTATGCGAATATTCTCGGGAAGAAATTGAACGTATTGCGCATTTAGCATTTAAAGCAGCACAAAGCCGAAAGAAAAAAGTGACTTTGGTAGACAAAGCGAATGTCTTAGAAACATCACGTTTATGGCGAAAAGTAGTTACTGAACTAGCTAAAGATTATCCTGATGTAGAATTAGACTTTTTATTTGTAGATAATGCTGCAATGCAAATGATTTTAAATCCAAAACAGTTTGATGTTATTTTAACCGAAAACTTATTTGGTGATGTAATTAGTGACGAAGCTAGCGTTATTGGTGGCAGCATTGGTTTATTAGCTAGCGCTTCTGTTGGAGACAAGCATGCTATGTTTGAACCAATACATGGATCTTATCCGCAAGCAACTGGTAAAGGTATTGCAAATCCTATTGCCTCTATTTTAAGCGCTGCTATGTTACTTGAACATTTTGGTCTTTACAAAGAAGCAAATGTTATTAAAGCTGGTGTAGAAAAATCGTTACAATTACATGTGACAACTCCAGATTTAAATGATAATTTTGATCATATCACAACGTCTAAAGTTGGAGATTTTATAGAAGATTTTATCCATAATCCTAAGGATAGTAATTTGAATTTTACTAATATTCATTTAGGACAATCAACAATTATATAATGTAAGTTTTGAGTTTTATTTTATAAATTCAGTTAGTGGAGAAGCACCTTTTTTATAAAGGTGTTTCTTTTTTTAATACGGAAATTTATTTTTAATCTGTTCCAAACATAAATTACCAATACTTCCAATGTGTGTATGTTCTTTTGACGTATCTGGATTGTAGGTTCCGTTTTGAACTTCACCTCCAATTTTTTGATAGGCTTCTCTAAAACTCATTCCGTTTTCAACTAATGTATTGATGTTGTCAACCGTAAATAAATATTGATATTTCTTGTCGTTTAAGTCAATAGATTTTACTTCTATTTGTTTAATAGAATAGTTAAAAATCTCCAAAATATCTTGCATATTCATAATGGCTGAAATCATATTTTCTTTCAGCAATTGATAATCTCTGTGATAACCACTTGGCAGATTGTTGGTAATCAAAACCATTTCATGATGTAAGGATTGAATTTTATTGCTCTTTCCTCTAATCAACTCGAAAACATCAGGGTTTTTTTTGTGAGGCATGATGCTACTTCCTGTAGTTAATTCATCCGGAAAACTTATGAAGCCAAAATTCTGACTCATATACAGGCAAATATCCATAGCAAATCGCGCCAATGTATTAGCTAAACTACCTAATGCTAATGCAATAGTACGTTCACTTTTTCCACGACTCATTTGTGCAGCAACAACGTTATATTTTAAAGTTGAAAACTCTAAAAGTTCTGTAGTTAATTGTCTGTCAATTGCGAATGAACTTCCATAGCCAGCTGCAGAACCAAGCGGATTTTGATCAATGGTTTTTAACGCTGCATCTAACAAATACATATCGTCAATTAAGACTTCTGCGTAAGCTGAAAACCATAACCCAAAAGATGATGGCATCGCAACTTGCAAATGCGTATAACCTGGTAATAGTGTTTTTTTATGTGTTTCAGCTAATTCTAAAAGCGTTTCAAAAAAGTCTTTTGTTTTAGATTTTATATTGCTTAATTCGGCTTTGTAAAATAGTTGCAATGCTACCAAAACCTGATCGTTTCTAGATCGTGCTGTATGGATTTTTTTACCAACGTCACCATAGGTTTTGGTGAGTTCAAATTCAATTTTTGAATGTACGTCTTCAAACTGATTGTCTATAGTAAACGTACCGTTTTCAATTTGTGATGCTAAATCCTGAAGTCCTTTTTCTAATTGCTTCAGTTCTTCGACAGTCAAAATACCAATCGATTGCAACATTTTAGCATGCGCTAATGAGGCTTGCACGTCGTATTTTGCAATGTGTAAATCGATTTCTCGATCGTTACCAACCGTAAACTGTTCTATTTTTTTGTCTATGCTTATGCCTTTATCCCAGAGTTTCATAATTTATTCTTGCGAAAGCAGGAATCTCTGCTTTCTTTTTAGTTTAATTTTCTTTTTTGGATTCCGCATCAAGTGCGGAATGACAGACCTCTTATAAAATAACGCGATTCAACAATTCTATATAAATCCTTATGCCTTCTTCAATTTCATTGATATAAATAAATTCGTCTGCACTATGCGATCGCGTACTGTCACCTGGTCCTAATTTTAATGATGGACAACTTAAGACCGCTTGATCTGATAAGGTTGGCGAACCGTAAGTATTTCTTCCAATTTCAATTCCAGCTTTTACCAAAGGATGATCCATTGGAATGGAAGACGAATTTAACTTTGTACTTCGTGGAATAATGCTATCGCAAGGCGCTTCTTGTTGTAAAATATCTACAATATCTTTATTGGAATATTTATCGTTTACACGAACATCAACTACCAAATCAACATTTGCAGGAACAGCATTGTGTTGCTTACCAGCGTTGATTTGCGTGACAGTCATTTTTACCTCACCTAGAGCTTTGGATGTTTTTGTAAACTCATAATTTTTGAACCATTCCAACACTGAAATTGTATTATAAATCGCATTATCATCGTTAGGATGAGCTGCATGACTTGGCGTACCTTTTACTACAGCATCAAACACCACTAAACCTTTTTCGGCAACTGCCAAATGCATCAAGGTTGGTTCACCTACAATCGCTACATCTACTTTTGGAATTACATTTAACATGCTATTTAAACCATTGTCACCACTGCTTTCTTCTTCCGCTGAAGCAACAATAACTAAATTGTATTTCAGATTTTTTTGCTCATAGAAATAAGCAAATGTTGCCAGCAAACTCACCAAACAACCACCAGCATCGTTACTTCCCAAACCGTACAATTTACCATCTTCAACAATTGCTTTAAACGGATCTTTAGTGTAGCCATTATTTGGTTTTACCGTATCGTGATGCGAATTTAATAGTAACGTTGGTTTAGTCACATCAAAATGTTTATTGATTGCCCAAACGTTATTCTTTGTGCGTTGATATGGTATGTTTTGAAGCTGAAACCATTGCTCAATATGTTGCGCAGTTTGGTCTTCTTCAGATGAAAACGAAGGTGTTTCTATCAGTTGTTTTAACAACGAAATAGCTTGTTCTGTTAGCGTTGATATCATTTTGAAATGGTTGTGTAGATTGATTTTTTATCGAAAAGCATTTCTGGTTTTCCAATACATACTTTTTGTACATTATGTTTGACAGCATATATGCAATTATTAATTTTTGGCAGCATACCTTCTGATATAATTTGATCGTCTATCAATTGCTGAACGTTTTCTGAAGTTATTGATTCAATCACTGAATGATCATCATTAACATCTTTTAAAACACCGTTTTTATCAAAGCAGTAATATAATTCTGTTTTGAAAATTTGAGATAATGCTATAGCTAATTCCGAAGCAATTGTATCTGCGTTAGTGTTTAATAGTTGTCCATTTTTATCATGTGTAATAGCGCAAAAAACAGGTGTTACGTCATTTTCCAAAAGTAATTCTAAAGTTGTTGTATTCACTTGTTTTACATCACCAACATAACCGTAATCGATATTTTTTACAGGTCTTTTGTTTGACACAATCGCATTGCCATCTGCACCAGAAAACCCGATTGCATTACAGTTAAACGCTTGTAATTGTGCGACTATATTTTTATTGATTTTGCCAGCGTAAACCATAGTTATAATATCTAAAGTTTCAGCGTCTGTGATGCGTCTACCATCAATCATTTTAACTTCTACTTGCATTTGATTCGCAAGTTTTGTTGCTAATTTTCCGCCACCATGAACTAATAATTTTAGTCCTTCAATCTTGGAAAACTCTTTTAAAAACGTTTGTAATGCATCTTCGTTATCGATGATGTTTCCGCCTATTTTTATGACTTTTAGTGTTTTCATCTTAAACCTTCTAAAATCTGCTTCAACACAATTTGAGCAGCATAAGTTCTATTGTTAGCCTGTTTTATCACTACTGAATTTTCGCTGTCCAAAACCGCATCTTCAACAACAACATTACGTCTTACAGGTAAGCAATGCATAAATTTAGCATTGCCTAACTTGTCTTTTGTCATCATCCAATTTTCATCTTGGTTTAACACTTTTCCGTAGTCGTTAAAACTGCTCCAGTTTTTCACATACACAAAATCGGCATCTTGTAAAGCCTCTTCTTGGTTGTAATTTATAGGTGTTTCTTTAGTGATATTTTTGTCCAACTCGTAACCTTCAGGATGAGTTATGGTAAAATCAACCTCTAAATTCTGCATCATTTCTACAAACGAATTTGCCACTGCTTGTGGTAGCGCTTTAGGATGTGGTGCCCAAGACAATACGACTTTTGGCTTTGATTTTTCTGCTAATTCGGTAATGGTAATCGCATCTGCCAACGCTTGTAACGGATGCGCTGTCGCACTTTCCATATTAACGATTGGCACTGTAGCGTACTTTTCAAAACTTTTTAAAATGTATTCGCTTTGGTCTTTAGCTTTATCGGTTAATGTAGGAAAGGCTCTAACCGCAATAATGTCTGCGTACTGCGAAATGACTTGCGCTGCTTCTTTAACGTGTTCTGATGTGTTAGCATTCATAACGGTTCCGTCTTCAAATTCTAACTGCCAAGCATCATTAAAGTTTAAAACCATCACATCCATTCCTAAATTCTTTGCTGCTTTTTCTGTACTTAATCTGGTACGTAAGCTGGCATTGAAAAACAACATGACCAAGGTTTTATGTTTTCCTAATTCTTGAAAATCATAAGGATTCATTTTTAATAAAATAGCTTCTTTTATAGTTTCGTTTAGGTTAGGAATGTCTTTTATTTCGGTGTATTTTTTCATAATAATAAGGTCTCGACTGCGCTCGACCTGACAGTAAAATGTCTCCTCGAGCGCAGTCGAGAGGTTTTTATGTATTTAACTCAATTTTCAATGCCTCGAAAAAGACATCAATGTGTTTTTTCTGAATGGTTAATGGTGGAAGAATTCTTAAAAGATTAGGGTTTTTGGCGCTTCCTGTAAACATGTGATGTTTGTGAATCAGTTGTTTCCTTAATTCTGAAACAGGAAAATCAAACTCTAATCCTAACATTAAACCGCGACCTTTTATACTTTTCAAGCTTGGTAATCCTTTAGCTTTTTCAATAAAATAAGCTGAGATTTCATTTGCATTTTTAAGCAGTTTTTCTTCCTCTAAAACTTCTAAAACCGAAAGTGAAGCTGCACAAGCCAAATGATTGCCGCCAAAGGTTGTTCCTAACAAACCAAAGCTAGGTTTGATGTTGGGATGAATTAAAATACCACCAATAGGAAAACCGTTACCCATTCCTTTTGCGATAGAAATAATATCTGGCTTAATATTGTGTTTTTGAAAAGCAAAAAAATCGCCTGTTCTACCAAAACCAGATTGCACTTCGTCTGCAATTAAAATCGTATTGTATTGTTTGCATAACACTTCTAAACCTTGATAAAATTCGGTAGTGCTTTCGTCCAATCCGCCAACACCTTGGATACACTCGATAATTACTGCGCAAGTTTGATTTGCTTTCAGAATGTTTTCAACTGAAATTAAATCACCTAACTCCACAAATTCTACCTCTTGTTGCGCATTTATTGGTGCCACAATTTTAGGATTATCAGTTGCTACAACTGCTGCAGATGTACGACCGTGAAACGAATTTTTAAAGGCTAACACTTTACTTTTTCTGTTATGAAATGATGCCAATTTCAAGGCATTTTCATTCGCTTCTGCGCCAGAATTACACAAGAATAATTGGTAATATTTGCAACCTGAAAGTGTCTCTAACTTATCAGCCAAAGTGACTTGCAACGGATTTTGAATCGCATTGCTATAAAAGCCCAATTTTGAAACTTGATTAGAAATTGCTGATACATATTTTGGATGCGAATGCCCAATAGAAATCACAGCATGTCCTCCATATAAGTCCAAATATTCGACATTATTTTCGTCATAAACATAGACGTCTTTTGCCTTTACAGGTGTAATATCAAAAAGTGGATAAACGTTAAACAAACTCATATTTGTTCCTTTTTAATGTTGTTAATTTTATTGAACGATGCGACCATACCTTGAATTAAAGACGAACTCAATCCTTTGTGTTCCATCTCATTTAAACCTTCAATGGTGCAACCTTTTGGTGTAGTGACAAGATCAATTTCTTCTTCTGGATGATTACCATTTGTGATTAGTAAATTAGCTGCGCCTTCGCAGGTATGCATCGCTAACTCTTGGGCTTCTTTTGAGTCAAATCCTAATTGAATTGCCGCTTGTGTCGTCGCTCTAATTAAACGCATCCAAAAGGCAATTCCGCTAGCACAAACTACTGTTGCGGCTTGCATTTGCGCTTCAGGAATTACTAACGAATGTCCCAAACGATTAAAAATAGCTTGCGCAATTTTAATCCGTTTTTCACCTTGTGTATTGCTACATAAACAGGTCATAGATTTACCAACTGCAATTGCTGTATTTGGCATAGCGCGAATGATAAACTGATCAGTCCCAATTTGTGCTTCAATTTTAGGAATGGCATAACCTGTAATGGTAGAAATCACCACATGTTTTTCGGTTAAGAAAGGTTTTATGTCGTTTAAAATCGATTCGAAATGTGCTGGCTGAACCGCAAAAATCAAAATATCTGATTGTTGTACAGCCAAAACGTTATCAGATGTAATCGTTACGTTTTTATAACCGTCAAATTCAGATATACTATCTACATTTCGTTTTGTTAAATACAGTGTCGTAATCGCATTATTGGTGATTAATCCTTTGGCTATCGATTTCCCTAAATTTCCTGTTCCTATGATTGCTATTTTCATTTGTTTAGTAATTAGTGTTTAGTTGGCAGTGTTTAGTACTCACTCATACTTTTTAAAAATAACTCGCCTTTAATTTTAAACCTGTTGTTTCTTCAAAACCAAACATTAAATTCATGTTTTGTACGGCTTGTCCTGACGCACCTTTTAGTAAATTATCAATGATGCTTGTG from Mesoflavibacter profundi includes:
- a CDS encoding 2-isopropylmalate synthase, which produces MSKNSIQIFDTTLRDGEQVPGCKLNTEQKVTIAEQLDYLGVNVIEAGFPVSSPGDFKSVQAIANIVKNATVCGLTRAVENDIKVAAEALKTAKTPRIHTGIGTSDSHIKFKFKSNRNAIIDRAFEAVKYAKSFVEDVEFYAEDAGRTDNDYLARVCEAAIKAGATVLNIPDTTGYCLPSEYGAKIKYLKENVKGIENAILSCHCHNDLGLATANSIEGVINGARQIECTINGIGERAGNTALEEVVMVLKQHPYLNLDTSINTKHLYGISQLVSENMGIYTQPNKAIVGANAFAHSSGIHQDGVIKNRETYEIIDPKDVGVTESAIVLTARSGRAALAYRAKNVGYELTKLQLDDVYANFLSFADKKKEINDNDIHEIIATSNVYQQIISA
- the leuC gene encoding 3-isopropylmalate dehydratase large subunit; this encodes MTKKTLFDKVWDAHVVDAIENGPQILYIDKHLIHEVTSPQAFNELKARNIPIFRPNQIVATADHNTPTVDQHLPVKDDLSRKQLKQLSENCKANDITLYELGHKYNGIVHVMAPELGITQPGMTIVCGDSHTSTHGAFGSIAFGIGTSQVAQVFASQCLLLTKPKSLRITVNGTLKKGVLPKDVILYIIAQIGTNAGTGYFCEYAGDVFENMSMEGRMTVCNMSIEMGARGGMIAPDQTTFDYVKDREFAPKGKDFEDKVAYWKTLPTDEGAIFDKEYTFDAADIEPMITYGTNPGMGIKITDNIPQLNDASFEKSLKYMDFKKGESLIDKTINYVFIGSCTNSRIEDFRIAAQYVKGKQKADNVTAWLVPGSKQVESQIIEEGLKSIFEDAGFKLRQPGCSACLAMNDDKIPEGEYCVSTSNRNFEGRQGQGSRTILASPLVAAATAIEGKIIDVTATNFVAEEI
- the leuD gene encoding 3-isopropylmalate dehydratase small subunit, whose translation is MEKFTTLQSTAIPLAIENIDTDQIIPARFLKATDRNGFGENAFRDWRFNKDGSVNTDFTLNRKEYSGSILVAGNNFGCGSSREHAAWALTDYGFKVVVSSFFADIFKGNALNNGLLPVQVSDDFLKVLLNEIKENPKTELIVNLENQTISVANTSFKDHFEIDPYKKTCLINGYDDIDYLLSKKELITQFENQRS
- the leuB gene encoding 3-isopropylmalate dehydrogenase encodes the protein MKLNIAVLSGDGIGPEVTHQAIKVLKAIAQEFDHSFRFKEAPVGAIAIDQTGNPLPDDTLALCKSSDAILFGAIGDPKYDNDPSAKVRPEQGLLKLRKELGLFANIRPVKAYETLLGKSPLKKSIIEGTDISIYRELTGGIYFGEKQLSEDGNVASDLCEYSREEIERIAHLAFKAAQSRKKKVTLVDKANVLETSRLWRKVVTELAKDYPDVELDFLFVDNAAMQMILNPKQFDVILTENLFGDVISDEASVIGGSIGLLASASVGDKHAMFEPIHGSYPQATGKGIANPIASILSAAMLLEHFGLYKEANVIKAGVEKSLQLHVTTPDLNDNFDHITTSKVGDFIEDFIHNPKDSNLNFTNIHLGQSTII
- the argH gene encoding argininosuccinate lyase, coding for MKLWDKGISIDKKIEQFTVGNDREIDLHIAKYDVQASLAHAKMLQSIGILTVEELKQLEKGLQDLASQIENGTFTIDNQFEDVHSKIEFELTKTYGDVGKKIHTARSRNDQVLVALQLFYKAELSNIKSKTKDFFETLLELAETHKKTLLPGYTHLQVAMPSSFGLWFSAYAEVLIDDMYLLDAALKTIDQNPLGSAAGYGSSFAIDRQLTTELLEFSTLKYNVVAAQMSRGKSERTIALALGSLANTLARFAMDICLYMSQNFGFISFPDELTTGSSIMPHKKNPDVFELIRGKSNKIQSLHHEMVLITNNLPSGYHRDYQLLKENMISAIMNMQDILEIFNYSIKQIEVKSIDLNDKKYQYLFTVDNINTLVENGMSFREAYQKIGGEVQNGTYNPDTSKEHTHIGSIGNLCLEQIKNKFPY
- a CDS encoding M20 family metallo-hydrolase; amino-acid sequence: MISTLTEQAISLLKQLIETPSFSSEEDQTAQHIEQWFQLQNIPYQRTKNNVWAINKHFDVTKPTLLLNSHHDTVKPNNGYTKDPFKAIVEDGKLYGLGSNDAGGCLVSLLATFAYFYEQKNLKYNLVIVASAEEESSGDNGLNSMLNVIPKVDVAIVGEPTLMHLAVAEKGLVVFDAVVKGTPSHAAHPNDDNAIYNTISVLEWFKNYEFTKTSKALGEVKMTVTQINAGKQHNAVPANVDLVVDVRVNDKYSNKDIVDILQQEAPCDSIIPRSTKLNSSSIPMDHPLVKAGIEIGRNTYGSPTLSDQAVLSCPSLKLGPGDSTRSHSADEFIYINEIEEGIRIYIELLNRVIL
- the argB gene encoding acetylglutamate kinase — protein: MKTLKVIKIGGNIIDNEDALQTFLKEFSKIEGLKLLVHGGGKLATKLANQMQVEVKMIDGRRITDAETLDIITMVYAGKINKNIVAQLQAFNCNAIGFSGADGNAIVSNKRPVKNIDYGYVGDVKQVNTTTLELLLENDVTPVFCAITHDKNGQLLNTNADTIASELAIALSQIFKTELYYCFDKNGVLKDVNDDHSVIESITSENVQQLIDDQIISEGMLPKINNCIYAVKHNVQKVCIGKPEMLFDKKSIYTTISK
- a CDS encoding N-acetylornithine carbamoyltransferase, translated to MKKYTEIKDIPNLNETIKEAILLKMNPYDFQELGKHKTLVMLFFNASLRTRLSTEKAAKNLGMDVMVLNFNDAWQLEFEDGTVMNANTSEHVKEAAQVISQYADIIAVRAFPTLTDKAKDQSEYILKSFEKYATVPIVNMESATAHPLQALADAITITELAEKSKPKVVLSWAPHPKALPQAVANSFVEMMQNLEVDFTITHPEGYELDKNITKETPINYNQEEALQDADFVYVKNWSSFNDYGKVLNQDENWMMTKDKLGNAKFMHCLPVRRNVVVEDAVLDSENSVVIKQANNRTYAAQIVLKQILEGLR
- a CDS encoding aspartate aminotransferase family protein, with translation MSLFNVYPLFDITPVKAKDVYVYDENNVEYLDLYGGHAVISIGHSHPKYVSAISNQVSKLGFYSNAIQNPLQVTLADKLETLSGCKYYQLFLCNSGAEANENALKLASFHNRKSKVLAFKNSFHGRTSAAVVATDNPKIVAPINAQQEVEFVELGDLISVENILKANQTCAVIIECIQGVGGLDESTTEFYQGLEVLCKQYNTILIADEVQSGFGRTGDFFAFQKHNIKPDIISIAKGMGNGFPIGGILIHPNIKPSFGLLGTTFGGNHLACAASLSVLEVLEEEKLLKNANEISAYFIEKAKGLPSLKSIKGRGLMLGLEFDFPVSELRKQLIHKHHMFTGSAKNPNLLRILPPLTIQKKHIDVFFEALKIELNT
- the proC gene encoding pyrroline-5-carboxylate reductase, with translation MKIAIIGTGNLGKSIAKGLITNNAITTLYLTKRNVDSISEFDGYKNVTITSDNVLAVQQSDILIFAVQPAHFESILNDIKPFLTEKHVVISTITGYAIPKIEAQIGTDQFIIRAMPNTAIAVGKSMTCLCSNTQGEKRIKIAQAIFNRLGHSLVIPEAQMQAATVVCASGIAFWMRLIRATTQAAIQLGFDSKEAQELAMHTCEGAANLLITNGNHPEEEIDLVTTPKGCTIEGLNEMEHKGLSSSLIQGMVASFNKINNIKKEQI